One part of the Rhodanobacteraceae bacterium genome encodes these proteins:
- a CDS encoding S9 family peptidase encodes MRSVHSLLTVAGLVLAGGCTMVAVPPPGTVAPAAKASALLVEGVPPTPTALAQQLRPYQNMRPANFLGWLPDDSGMLVSLRFGNVPQLARISQAEGMRTQLTYFDEPILEAWVSPDPAINGAIFSKDEGGNEYFQLYFIDLKSGHARLLTDGSSRNQDVVFADDGRRFAYASTHRNARDFDIWIGDVTSTTAHRLVLQRGGTWLPLDFSPDGSKLLLQEFISAGDARLHLLHVESGKLERIQIGKSASFDGYARFDRGDGHVLAVTNALGEYASVVRVELATGIVAPLFPQQQWDVEAIDLSADERHLAVLRNVDGSSKLSVYDREDGMQEIRTLELDQGVIARLLFNHAGTEIGFGISGPQVPGDVFSRTLNSGLMTRWTRGETGGIDPESFVMPQTIRYGSFDSDKAMMNLPRQIPATVYTPPGQGPFPVLIMIHGGPEAQARPQFSELIQFLVRERGIAVVVPNVRGSAGYGKTYLQLDNGRQREDSVKDIGALIDYLGTQPQFDPQRIAVYGGSYGGYMVLASLVHFGDKLRAGVDIVGISNFVTFLDNTNPYRVDQRRPEYGDERDPQMREFLHSISPLTHAHKIARPLFVIQGANDPRVPRSEAEQILKAVRDNGQQAWYMLAPDEGHGFKKKGNRDRMSEAVIQFLDQHLLPPQTP; translated from the coding sequence ATGCGTTCAGTGCACAGCTTGTTGACGGTGGCCGGACTGGTGCTGGCCGGCGGATGCACCATGGTGGCAGTGCCGCCGCCAGGGACCGTCGCGCCCGCGGCAAAGGCGAGCGCGCTGCTCGTGGAGGGCGTGCCGCCGACTCCCACCGCGCTGGCGCAGCAGTTGCGCCCGTACCAGAACATGCGTCCAGCGAATTTCCTCGGCTGGCTGCCCGACGACAGCGGGATGCTGGTGTCGCTGCGCTTCGGCAATGTGCCGCAGCTGGCGCGGATCAGCCAGGCTGAAGGCATGCGTACCCAGCTGACCTACTTCGACGAGCCGATCCTGGAGGCCTGGGTCAGCCCGGACCCGGCGATCAATGGCGCCATCTTCAGCAAGGACGAGGGCGGCAACGAGTACTTCCAGCTCTACTTCATCGATCTCAAGAGCGGCCACGCGCGGCTGCTGACCGACGGCAGTTCGCGCAACCAGGACGTGGTGTTCGCCGACGACGGGCGCCGCTTTGCCTACGCCAGCACCCACCGCAATGCACGCGACTTCGACATCTGGATCGGCGATGTCACCAGTACCACCGCGCACCGGCTGGTACTGCAACGCGGAGGCACCTGGCTACCGCTCGATTTCTCGCCGGACGGCAGCAAGCTGCTGCTGCAGGAGTTCATTTCCGCCGGGGACGCGCGCCTGCACCTGCTCCATGTCGAGAGCGGCAAGCTCGAGCGCATCCAGATCGGCAAGAGTGCTTCCTTCGACGGCTACGCGCGCTTCGACCGCGGCGATGGCCACGTCCTGGCGGTCACCAATGCGCTCGGCGAGTACGCGAGCGTGGTGCGAGTGGAACTGGCCACCGGGATCGTCGCACCGCTGTTCCCGCAGCAGCAGTGGGATGTCGAAGCCATCGACCTCAGTGCCGACGAGCGCCATCTCGCGGTACTGCGCAATGTCGATGGGAGCAGCAAGCTCAGCGTGTACGACCGCGAGGACGGCATGCAGGAGATCCGCACGCTCGAGCTGGACCAGGGGGTGATCGCGCGCCTGCTGTTCAACCACGCTGGCACCGAGATTGGCTTCGGCATCAGCGGTCCGCAGGTTCCTGGCGACGTGTTCTCGCGCACCCTGAATTCCGGGCTGATGACCCGCTGGACGCGCGGCGAGACCGGCGGGATCGACCCCGAGTCCTTCGTCATGCCGCAGACCATCCGCTACGGGTCCTTTGACAGCGACAAGGCCATGATGAACCTGCCGCGGCAGATTCCCGCCACGGTCTATACGCCGCCGGGGCAGGGGCCGTTTCCGGTCCTGATCATGATCCACGGCGGCCCCGAAGCGCAGGCGCGGCCACAGTTCAGTGAGCTGATCCAGTTCCTGGTGCGCGAGCGCGGCATCGCGGTGGTGGTGCCAAACGTGCGCGGATCGGCGGGCTACGGCAAGACCTACCTGCAGCTCGACAATGGGCGGCAGCGCGAGGACTCGGTCAAGGACATCGGCGCGCTCATCGATTACCTCGGAACCCAGCCGCAATTCGACCCGCAACGCATCGCCGTCTACGGCGGCAGCTACGGCGGCTACATGGTGCTCGCCTCGCTGGTCCACTTCGGCGACAAGCTGCGCGCGGGCGTCGATATCGTCGGCATCAGCAACTTCGTCACCTTCCTCGACAACACCAATCCCTACCGCGTCGACCAGCGCCGTCCGGAATACGGGGATGAGCGCGACCCGCAGATGCGCGAGTTCCTGCACTCGATCTCGCCGCTGACCCATGCGCACAAGATCGCCAGACCACTGTTCGTGATCCAGGGCGCCAACGATCCGCGCGTGCCGCGCAGCGAGGCCGAGCAGATCCTCAAGGCGGTGCGCGACAACGGACAGCAGGCCTGGTACATGCTGGCCCCGGACGAGGGCCATGGCTTCAAGAAAAAGGGGAACCGGGATCGCATGTCGGAGGCGGTGATCCAGTTCCTCGATCAGCACCTGCTGCCGCCGCAAACGCCGTGA
- a CDS encoding amidase, whose amino-acid sequence MSAAEAAEALAQGGLDAVTLTDACLRRIAADACNAWLHVDAEGALAQARASDERRAKGRAYHPLDGIPVAVKDNIAVAGMPLTAGMQAHRGRVAVEDAHCVAKLRRAGAVILGKTHLCEGALGADSDNPHYGRCLNPRVPGASAGGSSSGSAAALAAHQCLLALGSDSMGSVRIPAAYCGVVGLKPSAARVSTRGLVTASRRLDHIGPMARRMADLSAVFQQISGLDLHDPASRLVPLAHVERDPAQLRVGVLGGLEALGVRGDVIAGFEQAVARLAGLLPRRQAVSFADADLTRWRRAGFLLMEAEMCQVHAQVLAQQPDSLSPALRELLAFPATRSAVDLAGALHRLDEAVLYGRQLFVGLDVLLMPTTPQSACDLGTALPANQADLTALANFAGLPALSLPMGTAPGGRPLGLQLMGPVGSDLQLMALGERIETLLAG is encoded by the coding sequence ATGTCCGCTGCCGAGGCAGCCGAGGCTTTGGCGCAGGGCGGGCTGGATGCAGTGACACTGACCGACGCTTGCCTCAGGCGGATTGCGGCCGACGCCTGCAACGCTTGGCTGCATGTCGACGCCGAGGGTGCCCTGGCCCAGGCGCGCGCCAGCGACGAACGGCGCGCGAAGGGGCGCGCCTACCATCCGCTGGACGGCATCCCGGTCGCGGTCAAGGACAACATCGCGGTGGCCGGAATGCCGCTGACCGCAGGCATGCAGGCCCATCGAGGTCGAGTGGCCGTCGAGGATGCGCACTGCGTGGCCAAGCTGCGGCGCGCTGGCGCGGTGATCCTCGGCAAGACACATCTGTGTGAAGGCGCGCTCGGAGCCGACAGCGACAATCCGCACTACGGTCGCTGCCTCAATCCCCGCGTGCCGGGCGCATCCGCCGGCGGTTCCAGCAGCGGCAGCGCCGCCGCGCTGGCGGCGCACCAATGCCTGCTCGCGCTCGGCAGCGACAGCATGGGTTCGGTACGCATCCCTGCAGCGTATTGCGGCGTGGTCGGCCTGAAACCAAGCGCGGCGCGGGTGTCCACGCGCGGACTGGTGACCGCCTCGCGGCGTCTCGACCACATCGGCCCAATGGCGCGCCGGATGGCCGATCTGTCCGCGGTGTTCCAGCAGATTTCGGGACTGGACCTGCACGACCCGGCCTCGCGCCTGGTGCCGCTGGCGCATGTGGAGCGCGATCCGGCGCAACTGCGTGTAGGCGTGCTCGGAGGCCTCGAAGCGCTAGGCGTCCGGGGCGATGTGATTGCCGGATTCGAGCAGGCGGTCGCGCGGCTCGCCGGATTGCTGCCGCGCCGGCAGGCGGTGTCCTTTGCCGATGCCGATCTCACCCGTTGGCGGCGTGCCGGCTTCCTGCTGATGGAAGCCGAGATGTGCCAGGTTCACGCGCAAGTGCTGGCGCAGCAACCCGACAGCCTGTCGCCGGCGCTGCGCGAATTGCTTGCCTTCCCGGCCACGCGCAGCGCGGTCGATCTGGCGGGAGCGCTGCACCGTCTCGACGAGGCGGTGCTGTACGGTCGCCAGCTTTTCGTCGGTCTGGATGTGCTGCTGATGCCGACCACGCCGCAGTCGGCTTGCGACCTCGGCACTGCGCTGCCGGCGAACCAGGCGGACCTGACCGCGCTGGCCAACTTCGCCGGACTGCCCGCGCTCAGCCTGCCGATGGGAACCGCGCCGGGCGGCCGGCCGCTCGGCCTGCAGCTCATGGGTCCCGTCGGTAGCGACCTGCAGCTGATGGCGCTGGGCGAACGTATCGAAACCTTGCTGGCAGGCTGA
- a CDS encoding YegP family protein, with protein MSGKFIVSRRSNGEFQFKLCASNGQTILVSEGYTTRDSCMNGIASVRTNAADATRFEKRTASDGRGYFVLKAGNHQVIGQSQMYAGDEECDNGMESVGHHAPDAVIVEE; from the coding sequence ATGTCCGGCAAGTTCATTGTCAGCCGCCGCAGCAACGGCGAGTTCCAGTTCAAGCTGTGCGCCAGCAATGGCCAGACCATCCTGGTCAGCGAGGGTTACACCACGCGCGACAGTTGCATGAACGGCATCGCGTCAGTGCGCACCAATGCTGCCGATGCCACGCGCTTCGAAAAGCGCACCGCCAGCGACGGCCGTGGCTATTTCGTGCTCAAGGCGGGCAACCATCAAGTCATCGGCCAGAGCCAGATGTACGCCGGCGACGAGGAATGCGACAACGGCATGGAGTCGGTCGGGCACCATGCACCGGATGCGGTGATCGTCGAGGAGTGA
- a CDS encoding DUF192 domain-containing protein: MLRACLLLFAALMQVACSASTPTVTLRGHTYRVEIADDDAERARGLMYRDSMDADAGMLFLFESQQPQAFWMKNTRIPLDILYFDQQWKLVGWSLNTPPCSLGDRCPSYPSQAPARYVLELNAGTTERIGAQVGDTLAVTGVEVD; this comes from the coding sequence ATGCTGCGTGCCTGCCTTCTGCTGTTCGCTGCGCTGATGCAGGTGGCCTGCTCGGCGTCTACGCCGACGGTGACCCTGCGAGGTCATACCTATCGCGTCGAGATCGCCGATGATGACGCCGAGCGCGCACGCGGCCTGATGTACCGCGACAGCATGGATGCGGATGCCGGCATGCTGTTCCTGTTCGAAAGCCAGCAGCCGCAGGCTTTCTGGATGAAGAACACCCGGATTCCGCTGGACATCCTGTATTTCGACCAGCAGTGGAAGCTCGTCGGCTGGAGCCTGAACACGCCGCCGTGCTCGCTCGGCGACCGCTGCCCGAGCTATCCCAGCCAGGCGCCGGCGCGCTATGTGCTGGAACTGAATGCCGGCACCACCGAGCGCATCGGTGCGCAAGTTGGCGACACGCTCGCGGTGACCGGTGTAGAGGTCGACTGA
- a CDS encoding Na(+)/H(+) antiporter subunit D — protein sequence MFEVAFPPAFILIIGALMIATVRAGLRPLVILGTPLLTLWAIWQLPDGVLLTAQFLGYPVELVESSALRRLFATVFTVMAFAGGLYGLNQARPRELAAAYAYAAGAIGVSFAGDLITLFLFWEFMALFSTVVVWCGGTDAARRAGVRYALMHLVGGVLLKIGIEGVMIHTGSVEIRPLALDNFDAWVVLAGILINAAAPPVSAWLADAYPEGSPAGTVFLSAFTTKTAILALILLFPGEQVLIWVGLYMVFYGIIYALLENDMRRILAYSIVNQVGFMVCGVGIGTEMAINGAAAHAFAHIIYKALLMMSAGAVLYQTGKRKCTDLGGLYQSMPVTAICGIVGALAISAFPFTSGFISKSMIGQAAADQHLMWVWFLLTAASAGVFLHAGIKFPWFVFFQKDSGLRPPDPPWNMRAAMILFAAACIVIGCFPGLLYGLLPYPVAYEPYTSGHLVSQFQLLLFSGLAFFVMLPAMLRTLTISLDLDWVYRVALVRAAHSCERAWKRLMSALDSAWRSHGWPPLQRLLQLTAPGGKLARTSAIGSMALWVVVILALVVLLAQRG from the coding sequence ATGTTTGAAGTGGCCTTCCCGCCGGCGTTCATCCTGATCATCGGTGCACTGATGATCGCGACCGTGCGCGCCGGTCTGCGGCCGCTGGTCATCCTCGGTACGCCGCTGCTCACACTCTGGGCGATCTGGCAGTTGCCCGATGGTGTGCTGCTGACCGCGCAGTTCCTCGGTTATCCGGTTGAGCTGGTCGAGTCCAGCGCCCTGCGGCGGCTGTTCGCGACGGTGTTCACGGTGATGGCCTTCGCGGGTGGACTGTACGGGCTCAACCAGGCGCGTCCGCGCGAGTTGGCCGCGGCCTATGCCTATGCCGCCGGTGCCATCGGCGTCAGCTTCGCGGGAGACCTGATCACCCTGTTCCTGTTCTGGGAGTTCATGGCGCTGTTCTCCACCGTGGTCGTGTGGTGCGGCGGCACAGACGCCGCGCGCCGCGCCGGAGTGCGCTATGCGCTGATGCACCTGGTCGGCGGCGTGCTGCTCAAGATCGGGATCGAAGGCGTCATGATCCACACCGGCTCGGTCGAGATCCGCCCGCTGGCGCTCGATAACTTCGATGCCTGGGTGGTACTTGCAGGCATCCTGATCAACGCCGCCGCCCCGCCGGTCAGTGCCTGGCTGGCCGACGCCTACCCGGAGGGCAGCCCGGCGGGTACCGTGTTTCTGTCCGCGTTCACCACGAAGACAGCCATCCTGGCGCTGATCCTGCTGTTCCCCGGGGAGCAGGTGTTGATCTGGGTCGGGCTGTACATGGTGTTCTACGGAATCATCTATGCGCTGCTGGAAAACGACATGCGCCGCATCCTGGCGTACTCGATCGTCAACCAGGTGGGATTCATGGTCTGCGGTGTCGGCATTGGCACCGAGATGGCGATCAACGGCGCCGCCGCGCACGCCTTCGCCCACATCATCTACAAGGCGCTGCTGATGATGAGCGCCGGCGCGGTGCTGTATCAGACCGGCAAGCGCAAGTGCACCGATCTCGGCGGGCTGTACCAGTCGATGCCGGTCACCGCAATCTGCGGCATCGTCGGTGCGCTGGCGATCTCCGCCTTCCCGTTCACGTCGGGATTCATCAGCAAGTCGATGATCGGCCAGGCCGCCGCCGACCAGCACCTGATGTGGGTGTGGTTCCTGCTGACTGCTGCCTCGGCCGGGGTGTTCCTGCACGCCGGCATCAAGTTCCCCTGGTTCGTGTTCTTCCAGAAGGATTCGGGACTGCGTCCGCCGGATCCGCCATGGAACATGCGCGCGGCGATGATCCTGTTCGCCGCAGCCTGCATCGTGATCGGTTGCTTCCCAGGGCTGCTGTACGGCCTGCTGCCCTACCCGGTTGCCTATGAGCCGTACACGTCCGGGCACCTGGTCAGCCAGTTCCAGTTGCTGCTGTTCTCCGGCCTCGCCTTCTTTGTCATGCTGCCGGCGATGCTGCGCACCCTGACCATCAGCCTGGACCTGGATTGGGTCTATCGGGTCGCACTGGTCCGCGCTGCACACAGCTGCGAGCGTGCGTGGAAGAGGCTCATGTCTGCCCTCGATTCGGCCTGGCGCAGCCATGGCTGGCCACCGCTGCAGCGTCTGCTGCAGTTGACGGCACCCGGCGGCAAGCTGGCGCGCACCAGTGCCATCGGCAGCATGGCGCTTTGGGTGGTCGTGATCCTGGCGCTGGTCGTGCTGCTTGCGCAGCGCGGCTGA
- a CDS encoding monovalent cation/H+ antiporter subunit D family protein, which produces MSAQDALLGLLAIPALGAVGIWFTGRRPNLRESVTLATAIGLFLCAVAVLMDLQAGATPTLVLAEPIPGIPLALHAEPLGVLFALLASGLWVVTSVYAIGYMRAKRETHQTRFYVCFAIALCGAMGVALAGNLVTLFVFYEVLTLSTYPLVAHAGNENAVRGARTYLGILLTTSIGLLLPAIVWTYSLAGSVEFTPGGILAGKAGPVETTLLLALFVLGTGKAAVMPVHRWLPAAMVAPTPVSALLHAVAVVKAGVFTITKVILYIFGTDYLAGIPAERLLVYLAGFTVIAASVVALRQDNFKRLLAYSTIGQLSYIVLAALVLTPFAEIGAAMHIVAHAFGKITLFFTAGAIYVAAGKTQVSQFDGIGRRMPWTMAAFTVGALSMAGVPPTAGFVSKWYMIAGAFQNDLYFVLAVLTLSTALNAAYFLPIIHRAFFRSETVVPKHQHGEAPWPMVAALVTTAALTLAFFVFNAPVVELEKALVKLP; this is translated from the coding sequence ATGAGCGCGCAGGACGCCTTGCTCGGCCTGCTCGCGATCCCGGCCTTGGGTGCGGTCGGCATCTGGTTCACCGGACGCCGGCCGAATCTGCGCGAAAGCGTGACCTTGGCGACTGCGATCGGCTTGTTCCTGTGTGCCGTCGCGGTGCTGATGGATCTGCAGGCCGGCGCAACGCCAACCCTGGTGCTGGCCGAACCGATCCCCGGCATTCCGCTGGCCCTGCACGCCGAACCGCTCGGTGTGCTGTTTGCGCTGCTCGCCAGCGGCCTGTGGGTGGTCACTTCGGTTTACGCGATTGGCTATATGCGGGCCAAACGTGAGACCCACCAGACGCGCTTCTATGTGTGCTTCGCGATCGCGCTGTGCGGCGCGATGGGCGTGGCGCTGGCAGGCAACCTGGTCACCCTGTTCGTGTTCTACGAAGTGCTGACCTTGTCGACCTACCCGCTGGTGGCGCATGCGGGCAACGAAAATGCCGTTCGCGGAGCGCGCACTTACCTTGGCATCCTGCTGACTACCTCGATCGGCCTGCTGCTGCCGGCAATCGTCTGGACCTACAGTCTCGCCGGCAGTGTCGAGTTCACCCCCGGCGGGATTCTTGCGGGCAAGGCCGGGCCGGTCGAAACCACGCTGCTGCTGGCGCTGTTCGTACTCGGCACGGGCAAGGCCGCGGTCATGCCGGTTCACCGCTGGTTGCCGGCAGCGATGGTGGCGCCGACGCCGGTGTCGGCACTGCTGCATGCGGTCGCGGTGGTCAAGGCGGGCGTGTTCACCATCACCAAGGTGATTCTCTACATCTTCGGTACCGACTACCTCGCAGGAATCCCGGCCGAACGCCTGCTGGTGTATCTGGCGGGATTTACCGTGATTGCTGCCTCGGTCGTTGCGTTGCGCCAGGACAACTTCAAACGCCTGCTCGCTTATTCCACCATCGGCCAACTCTCCTACATCGTGCTCGCGGCGCTGGTCCTGACGCCGTTTGCCGAGATCGGTGCCGCGATGCACATCGTCGCGCATGCTTTCGGCAAGATCACGCTGTTCTTCACCGCGGGCGCGATCTACGTGGCGGCGGGCAAGACCCAGGTGTCGCAATTCGACGGCATCGGACGGCGCATGCCGTGGACCATGGCGGCGTTTACGGTCGGCGCGCTGAGCATGGCTGGAGTGCCGCCCACGGCGGGCTTCGTGTCCAAGTGGTACATGATCGCCGGCGCATTCCAGAACGACCTGTACTTCGTGCTGGCGGTGCTGACCTTGTCGACCGCGCTGAACGCCGCCTACTTCCTGCCGATCATCCATCGCGCATTCTTCCGCAGCGAGACAGTGGTGCCAAAGCACCAGCACGGCGAAGCGCCGTGGCCCATGGTCGCTGCGCTGGTGACCACGGCCGCGCTGACGCTGGCCTTCTTCGTGTTCAATGCGCCGGTGGTGGAACTCGAGAAAGCACTGGTGAAACTGCCATGA
- a CDS encoding monovalent cation/H+ antiporter subunit D family protein produces MTGHWQVLIVVIPLLAAPLASVLRGRIAPWALATAVAWLLLAMALGLLAQVQSQGTLSYALGGWAAPWGIEYRLDAASALIQVLVALIASVVLPYSRCSAEREVEAERLPGFYAAILLLLAGLLGITATGDAFNVFVFLEISSLSTYTLIALGRDRRALTSAFRYLIMGTVGATFYLIGVGLLYAMTGTLNMVDLAQRLADVEATRTVHTAVAFIVVGVSLKLALFPLHLWLPNAYTHAPSAVTALLAATATKVAVYVLVRFLWTIFGVDFAFGELPLAKVLAVLAVLGMLVASAVAIGQADVKRLLAYSSVAQIGYAVAGLSLATTLGLTAALLHLFNHALRKGALVMALGCVAWRIGGTRIEQFRGLGRSMPWTMAAFVAGGLSLVGVPLTVGFISKWYLVLAALEHGWWWLVLAIVASSLMAVAYVWRVVEAAYFQSSDSRERHLEAPLGMLLPTWLLVLANLWFGIDTRLTVGIADLAARSLGATP; encoded by the coding sequence ATGACCGGCCACTGGCAGGTCCTGATCGTCGTGATCCCTTTGCTGGCGGCACCGCTGGCGAGCGTGTTGCGTGGGCGGATTGCGCCTTGGGCGCTCGCCACGGCGGTGGCCTGGTTGCTGCTGGCGATGGCCCTCGGACTGCTGGCGCAAGTCCAGTCGCAGGGCACATTGAGCTACGCGCTCGGCGGCTGGGCAGCGCCGTGGGGAATCGAGTACCGGCTGGATGCTGCCAGTGCGCTGATCCAGGTGCTGGTAGCGTTGATCGCGTCCGTGGTGCTGCCCTACTCCCGGTGCAGCGCCGAGCGCGAGGTTGAGGCCGAGCGCCTGCCCGGCTTCTACGCCGCAATCCTGCTCCTGCTCGCAGGCCTGCTCGGCATCACCGCTACCGGCGATGCGTTCAACGTCTTCGTATTCCTCGAAATATCCTCGCTCAGCACCTACACCCTGATTGCACTCGGGCGCGACCGCCGCGCGCTCACCAGCGCCTTCCGTTACCTCATCATGGGCACCGTTGGCGCCACTTTCTACCTGATCGGCGTCGGGTTGCTGTACGCGATGACCGGCACGCTGAACATGGTCGACCTCGCGCAGCGCCTGGCCGATGTCGAGGCCACCCGCACGGTGCATACCGCAGTGGCTTTCATCGTGGTGGGCGTCAGCTTGAAACTGGCGCTGTTCCCGCTGCACCTGTGGCTGCCCAACGCCTATACCCATGCACCCTCCGCAGTGACCGCGCTGCTCGCGGCGACCGCGACCAAGGTAGCGGTGTACGTGCTGGTGCGTTTCCTGTGGACCATTTTCGGCGTCGACTTCGCGTTTGGCGAGTTGCCGCTGGCCAAGGTGCTGGCGGTGCTGGCGGTCCTCGGCATGCTGGTGGCGTCGGCGGTCGCGATCGGGCAGGCGGACGTCAAGCGCCTGCTCGCCTATTCCAGCGTCGCGCAGATCGGCTATGCGGTCGCCGGCCTCTCGCTGGCGACCACCCTCGGCCTGACCGCCGCGCTGCTGCACCTGTTCAACCATGCGCTGAGGAAGGGGGCGCTGGTCATGGCGCTCGGCTGCGTCGCCTGGCGCATCGGCGGCACCCGGATCGAACAGTTCCGCGGCCTTGGCCGGAGCATGCCCTGGACCATGGCTGCCTTCGTCGCCGGTGGCCTGAGCCTGGTCGGCGTGCCGCTCACGGTAGGCTTCATCAGCAAGTGGTACCTGGTGCTCGCCGCACTGGAACACGGCTGGTGGTGGCTGGTGCTGGCCATTGTCGCCAGTTCGCTGATGGCGGTTGCCTATGTCTGGCGAGTGGTCGAGGCGGCCTACTTCCAGTCCTCCGACTCGCGCGAGCGGCATCTTGAAGCGCCGCTCGGCATGTTGCTGCCAACCTGGCTGCTGGTGCTCGCCAACCTCTGGTTCGGCATCGACACGCGCCTGACTGTCGGCATCGCCGACCTCGCAGCGCGCTCGCTCGGAGCGACGCCATGA
- a CDS encoding cation:proton antiporter subunit C has product MNSLGLYNYWIVIALMMIGLYALIARGNLVKKLVGLNIFQTAVFFLYISMGFVKDGAVPILTEGVALYSNPLPHVLILTAIVVGVATTALGLALVIRIKEAYGTVDDDELQRMDDDA; this is encoded by the coding sequence ATGAACTCGCTCGGCCTCTACAACTACTGGATCGTGATCGCCCTGATGATGATCGGGCTGTACGCGCTGATCGCACGCGGCAACCTGGTCAAGAAGCTGGTCGGCCTGAACATCTTCCAGACCGCAGTGTTCTTCCTTTACATCAGCATGGGTTTCGTCAAGGACGGCGCGGTGCCGATCCTGACCGAAGGTGTGGCGCTGTATTCGAATCCGCTGCCGCACGTACTGATCCTGACCGCGATCGTGGTCGGCGTGGCAACCACCGCGCTCGGCCTCGCCCTGGTCATCCGGATCAAGGAAGCCTACGGTACCGTCGACGACGACGAGTTGCAGCGCATGGATGACGACGCATGA
- a CDS encoding DUF4040 domain-containing protein, with translation MLVTAFYVVTSRDLLAVVMVFSAYSLLSAGMFMVMDAADVAFTEAAVGAGVSTILMLLALSFTGRFERPAPRQWLPLVVVLLTGATLVYGTLDLPPIGSAENPVHGHVAPRYLEESGREIGIPNVVTSVLSSYRGYDTLGEVVVVFTAGLGVWLLIGAVRRKDKY, from the coding sequence ATGCTGGTCACCGCGTTCTATGTGGTGACCAGCCGCGATCTGCTCGCCGTGGTGATGGTGTTCAGCGCCTACAGCCTGCTGTCGGCCGGCATGTTCATGGTGATGGACGCCGCCGATGTGGCCTTTACCGAAGCCGCTGTTGGCGCCGGGGTGTCGACCATCCTGATGCTGCTGGCACTGAGCTTCACCGGCCGCTTCGAGCGCCCGGCGCCGCGGCAATGGCTGCCGCTGGTGGTGGTGCTTCTGACTGGCGCAACGCTGGTCTACGGCACGCTCGACCTGCCGCCGATCGGCTCCGCCGAGAACCCGGTCCACGGCCATGTGGCACCGCGCTACCTGGAGGAATCCGGGCGCGAGATCGGCATCCCCAACGTGGTCACCAGCGTGCTCAGCAGCTACCGCGGCTACGACACGCTGGGCGAGGTGGTCGTGGTGTTCACCGCCGGCCTCGGCGTATGGCTGCTGATCGGCGCGGTGCGGCGCAAGGACAAGTACTGA
- a CDS encoding monovalent cation/H(+) antiporter subunit G: protein MNWSEWSAAALMLPGSALLLIAGLGLLRFPHFYSRLHAAGVIDTLAAGLFLGGLAFLFGPTLGTLKLALIFLFLLFTSPTACHALANAAWTSGLREPAQPGEPPSSPN from the coding sequence ATGAACTGGAGCGAGTGGAGCGCCGCTGCGCTGATGCTGCCTGGATCGGCATTGTTGCTGATCGCGGGCCTGGGCTTGCTGCGCTTCCCGCATTTCTATTCGCGTCTGCATGCTGCGGGCGTGATCGATACCCTGGCAGCCGGCTTGTTTCTCGGCGGCCTGGCCTTCCTGTTCGGACCGACTTTGGGGACGCTCAAGCTGGCGTTGATCTTCCTGTTCCTGCTGTTCACCAGCCCGACCGCCTGCCATGCGCTGGCCAACGCGGCCTGGACCAGCGGGCTGCGTGAGCCGGCGCAGCCCGGGGAGCCGCCGTCATCGCCGAACTGA
- a CDS encoding Na+/H+ antiporter subunit E — MKHTISLAVLLSALWWVLSGYAKPLLLGLGVCSVGFTLWLARRMDVIDHESHPIHISWQLARFWVRLLREIAVSNLQVVAAILSPGRHPIQPHFLRVRTRQQSALGQVLLANSITLTPGTVTVRQEGDELLVHALTAASAQGVREGQLDGMIPADVEERPA; from the coding sequence ATGAAGCACACGATCAGCCTCGCCGTCTTGCTCAGCGCCCTTTGGTGGGTACTGTCTGGCTACGCCAAGCCCCTGCTGTTGGGGCTGGGTGTGTGCAGTGTCGGCTTCACGCTGTGGCTGGCGCGCCGGATGGATGTGATCGATCACGAAAGCCATCCGATCCATATCTCCTGGCAACTCGCACGCTTCTGGGTGCGCCTGCTGCGGGAGATAGCAGTTTCCAACCTGCAGGTGGTCGCGGCTATCCTGTCGCCCGGCCGCCACCCGATCCAGCCGCACTTCCTGCGTGTGCGTACGCGACAGCAATCCGCATTGGGACAAGTCTTGCTGGCGAACTCGATCACCCTGACGCCCGGCACGGTCACGGTGCGGCAAGAAGGTGACGAGCTGCTGGTGCACGCGCTGACAGCGGCCTCGGCGCAGGGCGTGCGTGAGGGCCAGCTCGACGGCATGATCCCGGCGGATGTCGAGGAGCGGCCGGCATGA